Genomic window (Streptomyces sp. RerS4):
TGAGTTCCTCGTTCAACGGCTCCTCCTCCCCGACAACAGTTCTCCGGCCGCTCCTGTGCTGCCCAGCATCCGTTCCAGCTCGGCCATCCCCTTCGAGGTCTGGCTCTTCACCGTACCGACAGATATCCCGAGGGCCAGAGCGGTGTCCTTCTCCGACAGGTCGAAGGCGTGCCGCAGGACCACGCAGGTTCGCTTCCGGAACGGCAACCGGGCGAGAGCCGTACGCACGTCCACGACGGCGGCCACGTCCGGTCCGTCCAGCGGCTCCACACCGCGGGACCAGAACAGGGCGATCCGGCGGCGCTCGCGCACCGCGCTGCGGATCCGTGACCGCGCCAGGTTGGCGACCACGCCACGCGCGTAGGCGAGCGGGTGTTCGGCCTGGCGCAGCCGGTCCCAGCGCCGCCACAGTGCGATCAGGGCGTCCGCGGCCAGATCGTCGGCGCCGTCCGCCTCGCCCGTCAGGAGATGGGCGAACCGGGCGAGTTCGGCGTAGTGGCGTTCGAAGAAGTCGTGGAACTCCGCGGACGCGTCATCGAGGACCATGTCCGTTGGTCGTCCCCTTCGCAAATGTGTGCGCTAACATCCGGGCGGCAGCGTACCAGTGCCCGGTCGGCCGGGGCCCGCCGATGCGTACCTCCAGCCGTGCGACCGGATCGCGGTGTTTCGCGAAGGCCTGTTCGCTGAGGTCCAGTTGTCCGGGTGTGCAGGGCAGCGGGCATTCGTTGGTGATCCGGACCGTGATCGAGGCGCCGTTCGCGACGCGGACGCGCACGTACGCGCCGCACGCCCTGAACGACTCGTAGTCGGTGGGTGGACGTCGCCGGTGGGGTTGCCTTGGCCGAAGGCTGGGGCGCCGCGCCGGTCGTGCCGACGGCGGTGGCGGGGCCGGGGCCGGGGTCTGCGCGGCGGGCGAGCCGGACGCCGGGGAGCATGGCCGTCACCAGGCAGACGAGCACGCCCGCGGTGGTCAGCGCCACCGCGGGCGTGCCGTCAGCCTGTGTCTGTGCCTGCGCTGCCTGCCGTTGCCGTGCAGTCTGCATGTCCGTCCGTTCGAAGATCGGGTCGAGGTGCACTCCTTGGTTGCCGCCGGACGCGAATGGGTTGCCGCAGGATGCGAAACGTTGCCGAAGGGTCCGCTCACGGGGCGGGGGAGTGCGGGGAAGAGGGCTGGGCGCCGCGGATGCCGCGTGGAAGCCCACTCCTCGGCAGCGGCCCGCCCCGGGGTGTTCGGCCAGGCGGCCAACGGCTACTGGAACCGGGTGGTAGGCCGGGCGAGATCGGGAACGGCGTCCCGGACCACCGGAAAGCGGCGGCGGGTTCCGCCCGAGCCCAGGCGGAGAGGGACGTAGAACTGGGGGGAGCGGCCCCGGTGGTCATGGCGGACCTCGGCTTCGGGCGGGACGAGGCTGACCCGGCCGGGGCGGATCGCGTACGCCGTGCCGTTCACCGTCAAGTCGGCCTCGTGGCCGTACAGATGAGCTGCCAGAGGTCCGGCAGTGAGAACACGTCCACCTGGCCGGCCGGGCCGTGCACGCCGATGCCGACGGCGGCAAGGGCCGTGTGCGCCGGTATGCGAGGCCCCCTCCTCGTGCGGGGCTTGCCGCCCAGGCGAGGAGGGGGCGAGGTCAGGCTCCGGCCTTGCGCTTGTTGTAGACGTCGAAGCCGACGGCCGCCAGCAGCACCAGGCCCTTGATCACCTGCTGGTAGTCGGTACCCACGCCGACCAGCGACATGCCGTTGTTCAGCACGCCGAGCACCAGACCGCCGGTGAGTGCACCGATGACGGTTCCCACACCCCCGCTTGAGGAGGCGCCGCCGATGAAGGCGGCGGCGATCGCCTCCAACTCGAAGTTGATGCCGGCCTGCGGCGTACCGGCGTTGAGGCGCGCCGCGAAGACCAGCCCGGCGAGGGCCGCGAGGACGCCCATGTTCACGAAGGCCAGGAAGACGACCCGCTTGCTCTTCACCCCGGACAGCCTCGCCGCCGCCTCGTTGCCGCCGATGGCGTAGGTGTGCCGGCCGAGGATCGAGTTGCGCATCACGTAGCCGAAGCCGACCAGCAGGACGCCGAGGATCAGCAGCACGACCGGCACCCCGTGGTAGCTGGCCAGCAGCAGTGTGAAGGCCACCACGGCCGCCGTGATCGCGCCGAGCTTCGCCAGGAACAGCCCCGTCGGGAGCGGCTCCAGTCCGTACGAGGCGGCCCGCCGCCGGCCGCGCACCTCCTGCAGGATCGCGACGGCCCACACCACGAGGCCCAGCAGCAGGGTGAGGTTGTGGTAGTCGGTGTGGGGACCGACCGTGGGAAGGAAGCCGCTGCTGATGTTCTGGAAGGCCTTGGGGAACGGCGCCACCGACTGGCCCTGCAGGAGGATCTGGGTCCCGCCGCGGAACAGCAGCATGCCGGCCAGCGTGACGATGAACGAGGGGATCCCGAGATAGGCGATCCAGAACCCCTGCCAGGCTCCGGCGAGAGCGCCGATCAGCAGCGCGGCCACCAGCGCCACGGGCCACGGCACGTGGTGCTTGACCATCATCACCGCCGCGGCGGCCCCGACGAAGGCGGCGAGCGACCCCACCGACAGGTCGATGTGCCCGGCGATGATGACGATCATCATGCCGATGGCCAGGATGAGGATGTAACCGTTCTGCTGGATGAGATTGGTGATGTTGAGTGGCTGGAGCAGGATGCCGTCCGTCCAGAACTGGAACAGCAGCACGATCAGCGCCAGCGCGACCAGCATCCCGTACTGGCGCAGGTTGCCGCGCAGCGCCGCGGCCAGTACGGCGCCCGCGGACTGTCGCGGGCCGGTGGGCGGCGTGCCGGGCGTGGTCTCTGGGGTGGTCTGGGTCTGGGCCATGCCTCACACCTGCTTGTCGGGGTATGCGGGGCTCGTGGTCATGAGCCGCATGAGGGATTCCTGGGTGGCGTCGGCACGGCTCACCTCACCGGTGATCCGGCCTTCGGCCATGGTGTAGATCCGGTCGCACAGGCCCAGGAGTTCGGGGAGTTCGGAAGAGATGACGAGTACCGTCTTGCCCTGGGCGGCGAGATCGGCGATGACGGTGTAGATCTCCGCCTTGGCGCCGATGTCGATGCCCCGGGTGGGTTCGTCGAGGATCAGCACCTCCGGCTCGGCGAAGATCCACTTGCTGAGGACGACCTTCTGCTGGTTGCCGCCGCTGAGCTTGCCGGTCTGCGCGAACACCGAGGGGGCCTTGATGTTCATGGTCCGACGGAACGATTCGGCGATCCGCGCCTCCTCGTGCCGGTCGACCCAGCCTCGCCGGGCGACCTTGCCGAGGGAGCTCAGCGAGATGTTGCGGCTGATGTCGTCGTTGAGGTTGAGGCCGAGCTGCTTGCGGTCCTCGGTCACGTACGCGATGCCGTGCCCGATCGCCTCCGGTACGGTCCGGGTGCGGATCTCCCGGCCGTGCAGCCGCACCCGGCCGCCGGTCCACCGTCCGTACGAACGGCCGAAGACGCTCATGGCCAGTTCGGTGCGACCGGCGCCCATGAGGCCGGCGATGCCGACGATCTCGCCTCGACGGACGTTGAGCGAGACGCCGTCGACCACCTTGCGCCGGTGGTCGATCGGGTGCCGGACGCTCCAGTCCTCGATCTCGAAGGCGACCTCGCCGATCTCGGCCCCTGGTGCCGAGTAGGGCTGCCGCTCGGGGTAGCGGTGTTCCAGGTCGCGGCCGACCATGCCGCGGATGATCCGTTCCTCGGAGATGCCCCCGGAACCGATCGCGATGGTCTCGATGGTCCGCCCGTCGCGCAGGATGGTGACGGAGTCCGCGACCCGGGCGATCTCGTTCAGCTTGTGCGAGATGAGGATGCAGGAGATCCCCTGAGCCTTGAGTTCGAGGATCAGGTCGAGCAGATTGCGGCTGTCCTCGTCGTTCAGGGCGGCCGTCGGCTCGTCCAGGATGAGTAGCTTGACCTTCTTGGCGAGTGCCTTGGCGATCTCGACCAACTGCTGTTTTCCCACGCCGAGATCGGCGATCCTCGTGTGCGGGCTCTCGTCGAGTCCGACCTGCCGGATGAGTGCGGCGGCATGGGTCAGCGTCCGGTGCCAGCTGATGACGCCGCGCGTGGCGTGCTCGTTGCCCAGGAAGATGTTCTCGGCGATGGACAGGTAGGGCACCAGCGCGAGTTCCTGGTGGATGATCACGATGCCGCGCTGCTCGCTGGCCCGGATGTCCCGGAACCGGCAGGGATCGCCCTCGAAGTAGATATCGCCCTGGTAGCTGCCATGGGGGTGGAGCCCGCTGAGCACCTTCATCAGGGTGGACTTGCCGGCGCCGTTCTCACCGCAGACGGCGTGCACCTCACCTGCGGCCACGGTCAGGTTGACCTCGGAGAGGGCCTTGACACCGGGAAACGTCTTGCTGATCGACCGCATTTCGAGAACGGGTAGGGCCATGGTTGTGCATCCGTATCGTCGGGGCGGTGGGGTGCCGGGCGGGTCTGGCGGTCGCCCTGGGCGCCGCACCGCCGGTGTTCGGCGTCGCCGGACCCGTCGGTTCGGTCCCGTGGGTTACTTGAGCTGGTCCGCGGTGTACTGGCCGCTGTCCACCAGGACCTTCTGGTAGTTCTCCTTGTCGACGCTGACCGGCTGGAGCAGCTGCGCCGGTACGGTCTTGACGCCGTTGTCGTACTGGCTGGTGTCATTGACCTCGGGCTTGCCGCCGGTCAGCAGAGCGTCGCCCATCTGCACGGCGGCCTTCGCCAGTTGGCGGGTGTCCTTGTAGACGGTCTGGGTCTGCTCGCCCGCGATGATCGACTTCACCGAGGCCAGCTCGGCGTCCTGGCCCGTGACGACGGGCAGCGGCCGGCCGGCGCCGTAGCCGACGCCCTTGAGCGAGGAGATGATGCCGATCGAGATGCCGTCGTACGGCGAGAGCACGGCGTCCACGCGGGCGGCGGTGTACGACTTGCTCAGCAGGTTGTCCATCCGGGACTGGGCGAGACCGCCGTCCCAGCGCAGTGTGGCGACCTGGTTGAAGGCGGTCTGGCCGCTCTGCACGACCAACTTCTTGTCGTCGACATAGGGCTTGAGGACGCTCATCGCACCGTTGAAGAAGAAGTTGGCGTTGTTGTCGTCCGGTGAGCCCGCGAACAGCTCTACGTTGAACGGCCCCTTGCCGTCCTTGAGGCCGAGCTTGTCGACGATGTAACTGCCCTGGAGGACACCGACCTTGTAGTTGTCGAAGGTCGCGTAGTAGTCGACGTTCCCGGTGCCGCGGATCAGCCGGTCGTAGGAGATGACGGGGACGTGGGCATCGGCGGCCTTCTGCAGCACGTTGGTGAGCGAGGAGCCGTCGATGGCGGCGATCACCAGCAGCTTGGCCCCCTTGGTGATCATGTTCTCCACCTGGGAGACCTGGTTCTCCACGACGTTGTCGCCGTACTGGAGGTCGGTCTTGTAGCCCTTGGCCTGGAACTCCTTGACCATGTTGTTGCCGTCGTTGATCCAGCGCTCAGACGACTTGGTCGGCATCGCGATGCCGATGAGGCCGCCTTTGGCGCCCCCGCCGGATCCGCCGGTTGCGCCGGTTGCGCCGTCACCCGCGCCGTTGGCGCTCTGGCCGCAGGCCGCCAGGGACAGCGTGAGACCCACGGTGACAAGGCCCGCCGAAAGCTTCCGCACAGTTCCTCCAGTGATGTTCCGCGACCGGCACGGTGCGACCCGGTTGGGTGACCGGAAGCGGTCGAGCGGGGCAGGCCGAGAGCCGTTTGCCCGCACTGCGCGAGGCCGGACTCGCAGTGGATCCGGCCTGGCGATACATGAGTGTTAACGCTCACAAGAGTGGCGTCAAGGGTCTGTTCGATCACCGTTGCGCCAACAACCTCGCAGGCCATCAGCCTCCTTGGCGGGGCACCCGCACACCGGGGCGAGTCCGGGCATGTCCGGCATGCCGCCCCGCGCGGAGAGTGTGCGGGCTGTTTCGTCAGTGTGACGAGCCTTCGCTCGCCGGACGGCCGCTCGGATCTCCACCGTCAGCGCCAGGATTTCGCCGGGCTCGGCGCGGTGGGGCGTCCGGCCTGGAGCTGACCGCCACGGCGGCTTGTGCTCGCCGCCACGTAGGCACACGCCTTGACAGGCTCCGATCCCCTGAAGGTCATATGTTAGCGCTAACAATATGAGTGCTCTCGGGCGTCACCGCCCCCCGGGTGGTTCCTCGCATGGCGGAGCAGGGTCGTGGAGCGCCACCGGCCGGCTCTTGGGTGCACCGGCTCAGCGGGCGCCGAGGAGGTGTTCGAGCGCGAGCTGGTCGAGTTGTTCGAAGGCCATGCCGCGGCGGGCGGCGGCGTCGACGTCGAAGTCGTCGAAGGCGGACGGGTCGGCCAGGAGACCGGCCAGGCCGTCCTCGGCGGTGGGGAGGGCCAGTTCGGGCAGCCGGGAGGCGGTGAGCGCGGCCTGGACCTCCGGATCGGAACGGAAGGCGCGGGAACGCTCGGCCAGGAGCAGGTAGTTGCGCATGCAGCCGGCTGCCGAGGCCCAGACTCCGGCGGAGTCCTCCGTGCGCGGCGGCTTGAAGTCGAAGTGGCGGGGGCCGTCATAGCCGGCCGACTCCAGCAGGTCGACCAGCCAGAAGGCCTGGCGCAGGTCGCCCGCGCCGAAGCGCAGGTCCTGGTCGTACTTGATGCCGGTCTGGCCGTTGAGGTCGATGTGGAACAGCTTGTCGTGCCACAAAGCCTGGGCGATGCCGTGCGGGAAGTTCAGTCCGGCCATCTGCTCGTGGCCGACCTCCGGGTTGAGGCCGACCCGCTCGGGCCGCTCCAACTCGTTGATGAACGCCAGGGCGTGGCCGATGGTGGGCAGCAGGATGTCGCCGCGCGGCTCGTTGGGCTTGGGTTCGATCGCGAAGCGCAGGTCGTAGCCTTGGCCGTCGACGTATTCGCCCAGCAGGTCGAAGGCCTCCTTCAGCCGGTCGAGGGCGGTGCGCACGTCCTTGGCCGCGCCCGACTCGGCGCCCTCGCGGCCGCCCCAGGCGACGTAGACCGAGGCGCCGAGTTCCACGGCCAGGTCGATGTTGCGGATCGTCTTGCGCAGCGCGTACCGGCGGACGTCCCGGTCGTTGGCGGTGAAGGCGCCGTCCTTGAACACGGGGTGGGTGAAGAGGTTGGTGGTGGCCATCGGGACCTTCAGCCCGGCCGTGTCGAGTGCGGTGCGGAAGCGCTTGACCGCCTGCTCGCGTGCGGTGTCGCCGGCCGCGAAGGGGATCAGGTCGTCGTCGTGGAAGGTGACGCCGTAGGCGCCGAGTGCGGCCAGTCGCTCCACGGACTCGACCGGGTCGAGGGCGGGCCGGGTGGCGTCGCCGAAGGGGTCCCGGCCCTGCCAGCCGACGGTCCACAGGCCGAAGGTGAACTTGTGCGCGGGGGTGGGGACGAGCGGGTCGCTGGTCATGGGGCGCTCCGGATCTGAGCCGAGGGCTATTTGTAATGACGAAAAACAAATTAGTATGCCGAGACGCCAGAAGGAACCCCACCGGAGGAACGCATGTCTGCTCAGCGTGTCGTGATCGGTGTCGACAGCTCCACCCAGTCCACGAAGGCGCTCGCCGTCGACATCGACACGGGCGCCGTCGTGGGCGAGGGCCGCGCCGCACACACCGTCAGTGAGGGCGCCGGCCGGGAGAGCGATCCCGAGCAGTGGTGGCGGGCGTTCGGCGAGGCAGTGGCGCGGACGGGCTGCGCGGATCGCGCGGCCGCCGTCTCGATCGCCGGCCAGCAGCACGGCCTGGTCACCCTGGACGCGGCCGGACGGCCGGTCAGGCCGGCGCTGCTGTGGAA
Coding sequences:
- a CDS encoding SigE family RNA polymerase sigma factor, which produces MVLDDASAEFHDFFERHYAELARFAHLLTGEADGADDLAADALIALWRRWDRLRQAEHPLAYARGVVANLARSRIRSAVRERRRIALFWSRGVEPLDGPDVAAVVDVRTALARLPFRKRTCVVLRHAFDLSEKDTALALGISVGTVKSQTSKGMAELERMLGSTGAAGELLSGRRSR
- the mmsB gene encoding multiple monosaccharide ABC transporter permease, whose translation is MAQTQTTPETTPGTPPTGPRQSAGAVLAAALRGNLRQYGMLVALALIVLLFQFWTDGILLQPLNITNLIQQNGYILILAIGMMIVIIAGHIDLSVGSLAAFVGAAAAVMMVKHHVPWPVALVAALLIGALAGAWQGFWIAYLGIPSFIVTLAGMLLFRGGTQILLQGQSVAPFPKAFQNISSGFLPTVGPHTDYHNLTLLLGLVVWAVAILQEVRGRRRAASYGLEPLPTGLFLAKLGAITAAVVAFTLLLASYHGVPVVLLILGVLLVGFGYVMRNSILGRHTYAIGGNEAAARLSGVKSKRVVFLAFVNMGVLAALAGLVFAARLNAGTPQAGINFELEAIAAAFIGGASSSGGVGTVIGALTGGLVLGVLNNGMSLVGVGTDYQQVIKGLVLLAAVGFDVYNKRKAGA
- the mmsA gene encoding multiple monosaccharide ABC transporter ATP-binding protein is translated as MALPVLEMRSISKTFPGVKALSEVNLTVAAGEVHAVCGENGAGKSTLMKVLSGLHPHGSYQGDIYFEGDPCRFRDIRASEQRGIVIIHQELALVPYLSIAENIFLGNEHATRGVISWHRTLTHAAALIRQVGLDESPHTRIADLGVGKQQLVEIAKALAKKVKLLILDEPTAALNDEDSRNLLDLILELKAQGISCILISHKLNEIARVADSVTILRDGRTIETIAIGSGGISEERIIRGMVGRDLEHRYPERQPYSAPGAEIGEVAFEIEDWSVRHPIDHRRKVVDGVSLNVRRGEIVGIAGLMGAGRTELAMSVFGRSYGRWTGGRVRLHGREIRTRTVPEAIGHGIAYVTEDRKQLGLNLNDDISRNISLSSLGKVARRGWVDRHEEARIAESFRRTMNIKAPSVFAQTGKLSGGNQQKVVLSKWIFAEPEVLILDEPTRGIDIGAKAEIYTVIADLAAQGKTVLVISSELPELLGLCDRIYTMAEGRITGEVSRADATQESLMRLMTTSPAYPDKQV
- the chvE gene encoding multiple monosaccharide ABC transporter substrate-binding protein; translated protein: MGLTLSLAACGQSANGAGDGATGATGGSGGGAKGGLIGIAMPTKSSERWINDGNNMVKEFQAKGYKTDLQYGDNVVENQVSQVENMITKGAKLLVIAAIDGSSLTNVLQKAADAHVPVISYDRLIRGTGNVDYYATFDNYKVGVLQGSYIVDKLGLKDGKGPFNVELFAGSPDDNNANFFFNGAMSVLKPYVDDKKLVVQSGQTAFNQVATLRWDGGLAQSRMDNLLSKSYTAARVDAVLSPYDGISIGIISSLKGVGYGAGRPLPVVTGQDAELASVKSIIAGEQTQTVYKDTRQLAKAAVQMGDALLTGGKPEVNDTSQYDNGVKTVPAQLLQPVSVDKENYQKVLVDSGQYTADQLK
- the xylA gene encoding xylose isomerase, encoding MTSDPLVPTPAHKFTFGLWTVGWQGRDPFGDATRPALDPVESVERLAALGAYGVTFHDDDLIPFAAGDTAREQAVKRFRTALDTAGLKVPMATTNLFTHPVFKDGAFTANDRDVRRYALRKTIRNIDLAVELGASVYVAWGGREGAESGAAKDVRTALDRLKEAFDLLGEYVDGQGYDLRFAIEPKPNEPRGDILLPTIGHALAFINELERPERVGLNPEVGHEQMAGLNFPHGIAQALWHDKLFHIDLNGQTGIKYDQDLRFGAGDLRQAFWLVDLLESAGYDGPRHFDFKPPRTEDSAGVWASAAGCMRNYLLLAERSRAFRSDPEVQAALTASRLPELALPTAEDGLAGLLADPSAFDDFDVDAAARRGMAFEQLDQLALEHLLGAR